The genomic DNA TGGTCGGCCATCCGTCGGGCGGCTCCCGCGAGGCAGAGCGTGACCGTGGGGAGGAGCCCTTCAGGGACGTTGGCGACAATAATGCCGATGGCGAAGATGAGCTTTGCGGTAACGGGATTGGCGACGACAAAGAGGCTGACCAAAAATACCGCTGCCCCCATTATCACGGCAATAAACGAAATGATCCGGGTGAACCGTGCGATTTCCCTCCGGATCGGAATCTCCCGCGCCGTTACCGTCTGTGTCAGATCGGCAGTGCGGCCGATCTGGGTCTTCATGGCGGTAGCGAAAACGATTCCTTTCCCCTCCCCCGCCTGCACGGCGGTTCCGGAAAAGACGACGTTCCGGCTATCGAGAAGGTGCCGGTCGGTCGGGTATGTCGTTCGCAGTTGCGGCTCCGATTCCCCGGTAAGTGAGGCATTGTCTACCTTGAGCCCCGCCACATCGAACAGCCGGGCATCGGCTGGGACCTGCTCCCCTTCCTCAAGGAAAAGCACGTCCCCACGCACCACCTGCGCCGCTGGAATCTCCTGAATTTCACCACCGCGGACGACGCGGGCCAGCCGGGGGAGCATATTGCGGAACCCCGCCATTATCCGCTCCGCCTTCCGCTGCTGATACCAGCTGAAAGAACCGTTGAGAAGCATCACGACGAGGAGCGCAGCACCTATGTATGCGTTTCCCTGACCGGGCTCTACATAGTCGGCAATAAAGGAAAGGACGGAGCCGGCCAGAAGGAGCAGCGAAAACAGATTCGTCATCTGCCTCATGAATATTACTAATTCCGGTTCCCGCCTGCGCTGAATCAGTTCATTCGGGCCGTCATGTTGAAGCCGGCGCGCCGCCTCGCCAGTAGTGAGTCCGGTGACTGGATCTACGCCGAGCCGGTGACAGAATTCATCGAAAGGAACCTGATGCACAGCTTACCTCCGTGATGCATGCTTCATCATTATAGCTTCTCCACCAGACATTCCCAGCCGGACGTTCCTTTCTGGCGAACTGTGCCATACCTCCCTTGCAATCGCCTCCCCACCCCACTATAATGGCCCGTTCCAACGGAGAAACCGATGAAGTCACTACCCTTCGATCCAGCCCTTCTCGATACCCACTGCATCGTCGATGTCCGCTCACCGGCTGAGTTCGACGAAGACCATCTTCCCGGGGCAGTAAACGTTCCGCTCCTAGACAATGAAGAACGGGCCGAGATCGGCACGATCCACAAGCATCAGGGGCCGCTGGAGGCCCGCAGGCGAGGGCTTGAACTGACTGCCCATCGTTTTCCGGCAATGGTCGCCCAGATCGGTGCACAAGCATCAGGACGCCCCATCCTCGTCTACTGCTGGCGCGGAGGACTGCGCAGCAAGACCGTCGTTTCCATTCTCGATCTCACCGGTTACCCGGCCGTCCAGCTGACCGGCGGCTACAAATCGTTCCGAGCGCAGGTTGTCTCCTACTTCGAACCGTTCAATCCACCCGCTCCCCTCGTGGTTTTCCACGGAATGACCGGAATCGGAAAGACGACTTTTCTGCAGAAGCTCGGCCACCGCTATCCCGTGGTGGACCTGGAAGGACTCGCCTGCCACCGCGGCTCCGCCTTCGGAGAAGTCGGACTTCGGCAGACGCTGTCGCAGAAGCGGTTCGAGACGCTCCTTTGGGATTCTTTTCGCCGCCTCCAGCCCGGCGTCCCGATCCTAGTCGAGGGAGAAAGCAGGCGGATCGGTAAAGTCTCTCTCCCCGGCGACATGTACGACCGTATGCGGCAGTCGGTGAAAGTATGGTGTCAGGCTTCACTGGAAACCAGGGTGACGCGGCTGATAGCGGAATATGGCTGTATCGAGTATAAAGAAGAGATGGAGCGCGCCCTTCAGCGTATCCGGAAAAAGCTGGGGGAAGAGAGATACCGGGAGATAGCAGAGCATCTCGATCGGTGGGAGCTAGAACCTTTCATGATGAGGCTCATGGCGGATTACTATGATAAAGTCTATTACAAGACCCGCGAGTGGCAGGAAGACGCAGTGATCTGCCTTGAGGACTTCACCGCGGCCGAAGGAGAGCTGGACCTCTTTCTAAATCAAATCCTGGGCCGGGACCGCAGCAGCTGACGGATTCGAGGAAGGCAACCATGTCCGGATTCATGAGCCACCGCCTCACGAACCTTTTTCACACAATTATCCTCCTGGGTGCGCTCCTGTTGCTGCTGGCTCTGTTGGGCTGGTCCATCGCCGGGGTCTACGGGATCATCTGGGCGATCCTTGTTGGAATCCTTCCCCTGCTGGCAAGTCTGCGTATTTTTCCGGCCCTGACCCTCAAGATGTTTAATGCACGTCCCCTCGATGAGTGCGAAGCGCCGAAACTTCACGCGATTCTCAGGGAAATCTGCCGCCGCGCCCGCCTGCCGGCACCCCGCCTGCACTACATTGCCAGCGATGCTGCCCTCGTCTTTTCCATCGGCCATGGGGCAACCGCCGCCATATCCGTTTCCGATGGTATTCTTCGCCTTCTTACACTACGGGAACTGACATCGGTTCTCGCCCACGAAGTCAGCCATATCCTGCACAAGGATACATGGGTGATGAGCTTCGCCGACGTGGTGAGCCGTCTCACCCATACCATCTCGATCTTCGGTCAGATCCTGATCCTCATCAACCTGCCGCTCCTTCTCTTGGGAAAATACTCCCTCCCCTGGCTCCCCCTCCTTCTAATGCTTACAGCCCCCCTCGTGAGTGCCCTTCTCCAACTGGCGCTGTCGAGAACCCGCGAATATAACGCCGACATGAATGCGGTG from Geobacter sp. DSM 9736 includes the following:
- the mnmH gene encoding tRNA 2-selenouridine(34) synthase MnmH; this translates as MKSLPFDPALLDTHCIVDVRSPAEFDEDHLPGAVNVPLLDNEERAEIGTIHKHQGPLEARRRGLELTAHRFPAMVAQIGAQASGRPILVYCWRGGLRSKTVVSILDLTGYPAVQLTGGYKSFRAQVVSYFEPFNPPAPLVVFHGMTGIGKTTFLQKLGHRYPVVDLEGLACHRGSAFGEVGLRQTLSQKRFETLLWDSFRRLQPGVPILVEGESRRIGKVSLPGDMYDRMRQSVKVWCQASLETRVTRLIAEYGCIEYKEEMERALQRIRKKLGEERYREIAEHLDRWELEPFMMRLMADYYDKVYYKTREWQEDAVICLEDFTAAEGELDLFLNQILGRDRSS
- a CDS encoding zinc metalloprotease HtpX, with protein sequence MSGFMSHRLTNLFHTIILLGALLLLLALLGWSIAGVYGIIWAILVGILPLLASLRIFPALTLKMFNARPLDECEAPKLHAILREICRRARLPAPRLHYIASDAALVFSIGHGATAAISVSDGILRLLTLRELTSVLAHEVSHILHKDTWVMSFADVVSRLTHTISIFGQILILINLPLLLLGKYSLPWLPLLLMLTAPLVSALLQLALSRTREYNADMNAVELLGDGAGLASALAKMEEYQRKIQQHGFAGHGKGDPSLLRTHPPTEERIRRLHQLTAELDLLHPHINHTEEYENLPTNLQRPRRKPRRHFTGLWH